A section of the Bifidobacterium sp. ESL0728 genome encodes:
- a CDS encoding thioredoxin domain-containing protein, with translation MGKIGKYLPDNSENQEPSIPPSLESVSNDKPQSRYKSSLIPRRQIIIAIVAAVIIVALVLVIGINIGIGIGTKHAPKAAPAALPTTRSQAYSEMEKVPDKPSNATDNAGFPAFSKDHHNPDAPTVELYTDFLCPYCGDVTRALTPTLEKLQAARQINLEIHPLNLYDTPSTDRYSVRAANAVAYVSEHDPNHVTAFVGMLFEKDFQPDAVHFKDVSDDDIAQQAIKAGVSEKIADEAVKAPYAKYISKATLYDTMRKELFINMNGTKGLFPPTIRINGKIAPLDTSDSDAKMVVRFTARLGLKPTDAGNPSIMPSIGGDPSAGF, from the coding sequence ATGGGCAAGATTGGGAAGTATCTGCCAGACAATTCAGAAAATCAAGAACCGTCGATACCCCCTTCGCTCGAAAGCGTTTCGAACGACAAACCCCAATCGCGATATAAATCCAGCCTCATCCCTCGCAGGCAAATCATCATCGCCATCGTTGCGGCAGTGATCATCGTAGCGTTGGTTCTGGTGATCGGTATCAACATCGGCATCGGTATCGGCACCAAACATGCCCCGAAAGCCGCTCCTGCCGCACTGCCCACAACACGGAGCCAGGCATATTCGGAGATGGAAAAGGTCCCCGACAAACCGTCCAACGCGACGGACAACGCCGGGTTCCCCGCTTTTAGCAAAGACCACCACAATCCCGACGCGCCCACGGTCGAACTCTATACAGACTTCCTATGCCCGTACTGCGGCGACGTCACCAGAGCCCTAACTCCGACTCTCGAAAAATTGCAGGCAGCGCGGCAGATCAATCTTGAGATCCATCCTCTCAATCTTTACGACACGCCATCCACAGACCGTTATTCCGTCAGGGCAGCCAACGCCGTCGCCTACGTCTCGGAGCACGACCCAAACCACGTCACGGCGTTTGTCGGAATGCTTTTCGAGAAGGATTTCCAACCGGATGCCGTCCATTTCAAAGATGTCAGCGATGACGACATCGCGCAGCAGGCCATCAAAGCCGGCGTAAGCGAGAAGATCGCCGACGAGGCGGTGAAGGCACCTTACGCAAAATACATCAGTAAAGCAACACTGTATGACACAATGCGCAAAGAGCTTTTTATCAACATGAACGGCACCAAGGGTCTCTTCCCGCCGACGATTCGCATCAACGGGAAGATCGCTCCTCTCGACACGTCAGACAGCGACGCGAAAATGGTCGTGCGATTTACCGCAAGGCTTGGCCTCAAGCCAACGGACGCCGGCAACCCGAGCATCATGCCGTCCATCGGCGGCGACCCTTCGGCCGGATTCTAA
- a CDS encoding TraX family protein, whose product MNKSSNSLAALVASVPSLPPRPVSARSSAPAGSRRHVITGHGMYDGETMANNTTAADRSVTMAPMGNAAKAMAGTPNMAGANNNIQRPTTTKPSGFWGRIRSSRLGLTTFDIKMIGVVLMVVDHIHQMFASQGAPNWLDWFGRPVATLFFFVSVIGFSHTHSKKAYMVRLYVCMVLMAVLDVVLQQVVNYDGAQLVNNIFRDLFIGTIFMAAVDCFEAAFKKRANKAASGFGAGVRGGDERTGSAHGVMGRNVVASAGMSASAADQNIMHANRHASSVTRGFRVKKTMEGVLLLALPFLLSLVLLPFMAQGEGAQSPVMIWVLRVLTAVDPAILLAENTVMVLLIPVMYALRNVKHSLIWQSAAIAVVAVCYAFAGQTQWMMVFAIIPILLYNGAKGRGDKYFFYIFYPTHIAALYVLASLV is encoded by the coding sequence ATGAATAAAAGCAGCAACAGCTTGGCCGCGCTTGTGGCTAGCGTACCGAGTTTGCCGCCAAGACCGGTATCCGCGCGGTCTTCGGCTCCGGCCGGTTCCAGACGGCATGTCATCACGGGGCACGGCATGTACGACGGGGAGACGATGGCGAACAATACTACGGCAGCGGATCGCAGCGTTACGATGGCTCCGATGGGAAACGCTGCCAAAGCAATGGCAGGGACGCCGAATATGGCTGGTGCCAACAACAACATTCAACGACCAACCACAACGAAGCCTTCCGGCTTCTGGGGCAGGATTCGTTCCAGCCGTCTTGGGCTGACGACTTTCGACATCAAGATGATCGGCGTGGTGCTGATGGTGGTCGACCACATCCACCAGATGTTCGCCTCGCAAGGCGCACCGAATTGGCTGGACTGGTTCGGCAGGCCTGTGGCCACGCTGTTCTTCTTCGTCAGCGTTATCGGCTTCTCACACACGCACAGCAAAAAGGCCTATATGGTGCGCCTTTACGTGTGCATGGTGCTGATGGCCGTGCTCGACGTCGTTCTGCAGCAGGTGGTCAACTACGACGGCGCGCAACTGGTCAACAACATCTTCCGCGACCTCTTCATCGGCACGATTTTCATGGCCGCCGTCGATTGCTTTGAGGCTGCATTCAAGAAACGCGCCAACAAGGCCGCCTCGGGATTCGGAGCAGGTGTGCGTGGTGGTGACGAGCGCACCGGTTCGGCACATGGGGTCATGGGGCGCAATGTTGTTGCTTCAGCTGGTATGAGCGCTTCCGCTGCCGATCAGAACATAATGCACGCCAACAGGCATGCCAGCAGCGTCACCCGTGGCTTCCGCGTGAAAAAGACGATGGAAGGAGTGCTGCTGCTTGCCCTACCGTTCCTGCTTTCCCTGGTGCTTCTGCCTTTCATGGCACAGGGCGAAGGGGCGCAAAGCCCGGTGATGATATGGGTGCTGCGTGTACTGACCGCTGTCGATCCTGCGATCCTGCTGGCTGAAAACACCGTCATGGTACTGCTCATCCCGGTGATGTATGCGTTGCGCAACGTCAAACACAGCCTGATTTGGCAGAGTGCGGCCATTGCCGTGGTGGCGGTGTGCTACGCGTTTGCGGGGCAGACGCAGTGGATGATGGTCTTCGCGATTATCCCTATCCTGCTTTACAACGGTGCAAAGGGACGCGGCGACAAGTACTTCTTCTATATCTTCTATCCCACGCATATCGCGGCGCTGTATGTGCTCGCAAGCCTCGTCTGA